A portion of the Oxynema aestuarii AP17 genome contains these proteins:
- a CDS encoding tetratricopeptide repeat protein: MLFRYKYLRLSVLVLMLMVGTHVVTAIQHKEFVEVANAQTEEEQKQEADRLIDAGKEQYESSEFAEALQSYEQALKIYRMINDKSQEGNTLNHLGLVYADLGEYSRAQEFYEQSLSIFQQLDDRLGIGNSFKGLGLVYRNLGEYAVAQQYYEQALVIFREIGKKKLKVLL; this comes from the coding sequence ATGTTATTTCGATACAAGTATCTTCGCCTATCTGTACTTGTGCTCATGTTGATGGTTGGCACTCATGTAGTAACAGCGATTCAGCACAAAGAATTCGTTGAGGTAGCCAACGCTCAAACGGAGGAGGAACAAAAACAGGAAGCAGATCGGCTGATAGATGCGGGGAAAGAACAGTACGAAAGCAGTGAATTTGCCGAAGCATTACAATCATATGAACAAGCGCTAAAAATCTATCGAATGATTAATGACAAAAGTCAAGAAGGTAATACTCTTAATCACCTCGGACTGGTTTATGCCGATCTGGGAGAGTACAGTCGAGCTCAAGAATTTTACGAACAGTCTCTCAGCATTTTCCAACAACTTGACGATCGATTAGGAATTGGCAATTCTTTCAAGGGATTGGGATTAGTGTATCGAAATTTAGGAGAATATGCAGTAGCTCAACAATACTACGAACAAGCCTTAGTTATTTTTCGGGAAATTGGAAAAAAAAAGCTGAAGGTACTACTTTAA
- a CDS encoding CHAT domain-containing protein, with translation MGQYIYAKQYYEQSLRLHQKIGSRRGEGYALNNLGVVYDKIQEYGTAQNFYEKSLLIFQEIGDRAGESIALNNLGALHNNRQEYPEAEYYYERSLAIAQEIGDRAGQGIALNNLGLVYQNLTNYDIAQEAYQESLGIFQKIGDKIGAINTLYNLGRLYDKKQNYNQASKYLFEAIQFIEELRPGLSDEQKISLFEKHVKTYEILQKVLVLKNRTDAALEVAERGRARAFVELLAQQVTNIEDRDLTVTPVDLIKIKEIAVEQNATIVQYSQIYDEFFVKNLNKWRESELYIWVIKPTGEIVFRRSNLKFLWQEENSFLAQLIAEGRCFNNYVCRRHIRVAQTGYGGTEVRSDGTIDFNQEATQQQRVTIAQPQQREWEQLHQLLIEPISDLLPTDPEERVIFVPQASLFLVPFPALQDANGTYLIEKHTVLTAPSIQVLDLTRQQKLAQRERKDNLLIVGNPTMPSVGQPPQPLSPLPGAEEEAQEIAQLLKVTPLIGSQATESVVVEQMLSSRIIHLATHGSFDPNRGIGSWIALTPTSSDDGFLKAEEIFELDLNAELVVLSACDTGRGKITGDGVVGLSRSLISAGVPSVLVSLWKVDDAATAYLMREFYKNWLDGSDKAQALRQAMLLTMQQYPNPQNWAAFTLIGEAQ, from the coding sequence TTGGGACAATATATTTATGCTAAACAATACTACGAGCAATCTTTGCGGCTTCATCAAAAAATTGGCAGCCGCCGAGGAGAAGGGTATGCACTCAATAATCTTGGGGTAGTTTATGACAAGATTCAAGAATACGGAACAGCACAAAATTTTTATGAAAAATCCTTATTGATTTTTCAAGAGATAGGAGATAGAGCAGGTGAAAGTATTGCTTTAAATAATTTAGGAGCGCTTCACAATAATCGTCAAGAATATCCCGAAGCAGAGTATTACTATGAACGCTCTTTAGCGATCGCTCAAGAAATTGGAGATCGAGCAGGACAGGGAATTGCTTTGAATAACTTGGGTCTAGTTTACCAGAATCTGACAAATTATGATATAGCTCAAGAAGCCTATCAAGAATCCTTGGGAATATTTCAAAAAATTGGAGATAAAATTGGAGCGATTAACACTCTATATAATTTAGGGCGACTGTACGATAAAAAACAAAATTATAACCAAGCATCAAAATATTTGTTTGAAGCAATACAGTTCATAGAAGAACTTCGCCCAGGCTTAAGTGACGAACAAAAAATATCATTATTTGAAAAGCACGTAAAAACTTACGAAATCCTCCAAAAAGTTTTAGTCTTAAAAAATCGTACCGATGCAGCTCTCGAAGTGGCTGAACGAGGGCGAGCCAGAGCCTTCGTGGAATTGCTTGCCCAACAAGTGACCAATATTGAAGATCGAGATTTGACTGTAACTCCAGTAGATCTGATTAAAATCAAAGAAATTGCTGTCGAGCAAAATGCTACGATCGTACAATATTCGCAAATTTATGATGAATTTTTTGTTAAAAACTTAAATAAATGGCGGGAATCAGAGCTATATATTTGGGTAATTAAACCCACCGGAGAGATAGTATTTCGACGTAGCAATCTCAAATTTTTATGGCAGGAAGAAAATAGTTTTTTAGCTCAACTCATAGCCGAAGGGAGATGTTTCAACAATTACGTTTGTCGTCGGCATATCAGGGTTGCCCAAACTGGATATGGAGGAACGGAGGTTCGCAGTGATGGGACTATTGATTTCAATCAGGAAGCCACACAACAGCAAAGGGTTACAATAGCTCAACCACAGCAAAGAGAATGGGAGCAACTCCATCAGTTATTGATTGAACCAATCTCCGATTTACTGCCAACCGATCCAGAAGAACGAGTGATTTTCGTTCCTCAAGCTTCCCTGTTCCTGGTGCCGTTTCCAGCCCTGCAAGATGCGAACGGCACCTATCTGATTGAAAAGCATACCGTTCTCACCGCGCCTTCGATTCAAGTGCTGGATTTGACCCGGCAGCAAAAACTGGCTCAAAGGGAAAGGAAGGACAACCTACTCATTGTTGGGAATCCCACAATGCCCTCTGTAGGACAACCACCTCAGCCGCTATCTCCCCTACCCGGTGCAGAAGAAGAAGCCCAAGAGATCGCCCAACTACTTAAGGTCACACCCTTGATTGGGTCTCAAGCCACCGAATCGGTAGTGGTGGAGCAGATGCTCTCGTCACGCATTATCCATCTCGCTACTCACGGCAGCTTTGACCCGAATCGCGGGATTGGCAGTTGGATTGCCCTAACCCCGACTAGCTCCGACGACGGATTTCTGAAAGCGGAGGAAATCTTTGAGCTTGACCTCAACGCCGAGTTGGTGGTGCTATCTGCTTGCGATACGGGACGGGGGAAAATTACTGGTGATGGAGTGGTGGGCTTATCCCGCTCGTTGATCTCGGCTGGTGTACCCAGCGTTTTGGTATCGTTGTGGAAAGTGGATGATGCGGCCACTGCCTATCTGATGCGCGAGTTCTACAAAAACTGGCTCGATGGTAGCGATAAAGCCCAGGCACTCCGTCAAGCGATGCTCCTCACCATGCAGCAGTATCCGAACCCACAAAACTGGGCAGCCTTTACCTTGATTGGGGAGGCGCAATGA
- a CDS encoding Eco47II family restriction endonuclease, producing MTNQNQYLPYITDSKLEAAVSNVLSAFRKAQGTTDIHKNIIDPFSALFEVSLSSISYDKWIEKEKIRQAQKSLQNSIGYFHQEILGNLNGWQNLGVGQTIDICNPNKRIIAEIKNKYNTTKGSDKVRIYDTLLDSLSRPKYHQFTAYYVEIIPSSKKHYNDCFTPSDNKTKQPRPRNEKIRKISGQDFYDLATDCEQSLKMLFDVLPQVISHLTSSTELSSSEKFAFQDLFNKAF from the coding sequence ATGACGAATCAAAATCAATATTTACCTTATATTACTGACAGCAAATTAGAAGCAGCCGTTAGTAACGTCTTGTCAGCTTTTCGCAAAGCTCAAGGAACAACGGACATTCATAAAAACATCATCGATCCGTTTTCCGCCTTATTTGAGGTTTCTCTATCCAGCATCAGCTACGATAAGTGGATTGAGAAAGAAAAAATCCGACAAGCACAAAAAAGTTTACAAAATTCAATCGGTTACTTTCATCAAGAAATTCTGGGCAACCTCAATGGATGGCAAAATCTTGGGGTCGGTCAAACGATAGATATTTGCAATCCTAATAAACGAATCATTGCCGAAATTAAAAATAAATACAATACCACCAAAGGAAGCGATAAAGTTAGGATTTACGATACTTTACTTGACTCTTTATCTCGACCAAAATATCATCAATTTACAGCCTATTATGTAGAAATAATACCGTCTTCAAAAAAACACTACAATGACTGTTTCACTCCTTCCGATAATAAAACTAAACAGCCAAGACCAAGAAACGAAAAAATCAGGAAAATAAGCGGTCAAGACTTTTATGATTTAGCGACAGATTGCGAACAATCTTTGAAGATGCTTTTTGACGTTTTACCCCAAGTCATTAGTCATTTAACCTCTAGCACTGAATTGAGTAGTTCGGAGAAGTTCGCCTTTCAAGATCTTTTTAATAAAGCTTTCTAA
- a CDS encoding DNA cytosine methyltransferase, which translates to MSATEFTQLNLLELPDLPYQHPDVPLQTKVTVNAIELFAGAGGLALGLEKAGLHTQTLVEIDKDAVGTLQYNRPHWKVIHDDVSRVCFQDMSADVVTGGFPCQAFSYAGKKLGLEDTRGTLFYEFARCVKEVQPKLFLAENVRGLISHRKGETLQAIISVLESLGYQVQYRLLNAVNYDVPQKRERVIIIGTRPGISFRYPQPSDKILTLRHALKDVPPSEGMKYSPKKAAVLALVPPGGCWRHLPEDIQKSYMMKNYYLGGGKTGIARRIAWDEPSLTLTTSPSQKQTERCHPDETRPFTVREYARIQTFPDDWQFMGGIGSQYKQIGNAVPVNLAYHLGRAILHALSHES; encoded by the coding sequence ATGAGTGCTACCGAGTTTACGCAGTTAAATTTATTAGAATTACCCGACTTACCTTATCAACATCCTGATGTTCCCCTTCAGACGAAGGTTACAGTCAATGCGATCGAACTGTTTGCAGGGGCGGGGGGCTTAGCATTGGGATTGGAGAAAGCCGGATTACATACTCAAACGTTAGTCGAAATCGATAAAGATGCGGTTGGCACCCTACAATACAACCGACCTCATTGGAAAGTCATTCATGACGATGTATCCCGAGTCTGTTTTCAAGATATGTCGGCGGATGTAGTAACAGGTGGATTTCCCTGCCAAGCTTTTAGTTATGCCGGGAAAAAACTAGGGCTTGAAGATACGAGAGGCACCTTATTCTATGAATTTGCCCGATGCGTAAAAGAAGTCCAACCTAAACTATTTTTAGCTGAAAATGTTAGGGGATTAATTAGTCATCGAAAAGGTGAAACTCTCCAAGCGATTATATCGGTATTGGAATCCCTCGGTTATCAAGTCCAATATCGTTTACTCAATGCCGTCAATTATGACGTCCCTCAAAAACGCGAACGAGTCATCATCATTGGAACTCGCCCGGGGATTAGCTTTCGTTATCCCCAACCTTCGGATAAAATTCTCACCCTCCGCCATGCACTGAAAGACGTTCCCCCTTCAGAAGGAATGAAATACAGCCCGAAAAAAGCTGCAGTTTTAGCATTGGTTCCGCCGGGAGGATGTTGGCGACATTTACCGGAAGATATTCAGAAAAGCTACATGATGAAAAATTATTATTTAGGAGGTGGTAAAACAGGAATCGCACGGCGTATTGCTTGGGATGAACCGAGTTTAACACTGACTACTTCTCCTTCACAAAAACAAACCGAACGCTGTCATCCTGACGAAACCCGACCCTTTACCGTCCGGGAATATGCTAGAATTCAAACTTTCCCCGATGATTGGCAGTTTATGGGTGGTATTGGCTCTCAATACAAACAAATTGGTAATGCGGTTCCAGTGAATTTAGCCTATCATTTGGGACGAGCCATTCTCCATGCTTTATCTCATGAATCCTAA
- a CDS encoding EVE domain-containing protein has protein sequence MAYWLFQGNPKYYKLRAAMRNFERMSWLVTRYEKDIAPGDGVLVWISGADAGIYAIAEVIEPATKLIEVLDIGYWLDKSKIGTRPQAWIRFTTKLLDKPLLRSHLTKDEVLKDLAMIKNPNQTNFKVSSDRWKRVYELLKE, from the coding sequence ATGGCTTACTGGTTATTTCAAGGCAATCCCAAATACTACAAACTCCGTGCGGCCATGCGAAATTTCGAGCGGATGTCTTGGCTAGTTACACGCTATGAGAAGGATATCGCCCCCGGTGATGGCGTTTTGGTCTGGATATCGGGTGCTGACGCTGGTATCTATGCGATCGCCGAGGTGATCGAACCCGCTACGAAGTTGATCGAGGTACTCGATATCGGCTACTGGCTAGATAAGAGCAAAATCGGTACTCGCCCCCAAGCTTGGATCCGGTTTACCACTAAGCTGCTGGATAAGCCACTGCTGCGATCGCATCTGACGAAAGACGAAGTTTTGAAAGACCTGGCCATGATTAAGAACCCAAACCAGACCAACTTTAAAGTGAGTTCCGATCGGTGGAAGAGAGTTTACGAGTTGCTGAAGGAGTAG
- a CDS encoding class I SAM-dependent DNA methyltransferase codes for MSAYYDTIAKPYQRSKQLPYRQVEEYTYFNLLGPLEGKSILDLGCGEGFYTRKFKQRGASRVLGVDISSAMIELANAQERQNPLGIDYLVADVLELGSLDRFDLVVASYLLNYAQTQEQLLQMCRVIFDHLKSDGRFVTINDNSEQDPISYQDCAKYGYVKGVTQPLEEGTPITLTFFLEEETFEIVNYHLSRTTYERAFRTVGFKAVRWFQPLVPPTAIATFGAHFWEDFLKFSPIVGIECLKMLRRGDRHSI; via the coding sequence ATGTCAGCCTACTACGACACGATCGCCAAACCTTATCAACGCTCGAAACAACTACCCTACCGACAAGTAGAAGAATATACGTATTTCAATCTCTTAGGCCCCTTGGAAGGGAAATCCATCCTCGACCTCGGCTGTGGCGAAGGATTCTACACGCGAAAATTCAAACAACGGGGCGCCTCCCGAGTTCTCGGGGTCGATATCTCCTCGGCGATGATTGAATTGGCTAACGCCCAAGAACGTCAAAATCCGCTCGGAATTGACTATTTAGTGGCCGATGTTTTGGAATTGGGTTCGCTCGATCGCTTCGATTTGGTCGTGGCGTCCTATCTGCTCAATTACGCCCAAACTCAAGAACAACTGTTGCAAATGTGTCGGGTTATTTTCGACCATCTCAAGTCCGACGGTCGGTTCGTCACGATTAATGACAATAGCGAGCAAGATCCAATCTCTTATCAAGACTGTGCAAAATACGGATATGTCAAGGGCGTCACTCAACCCCTTGAAGAAGGGACGCCGATAACATTAACCTTTTTCCTGGAGGAAGAAACCTTCGAGATTGTCAATTATCACTTAAGTCGCACGACTTACGAACGAGCTTTCCGAACGGTTGGATTTAAGGCCGTTCGTTGGTTTCAACCCCTCGTCCCTCCCACGGCGATCGCCACCTTCGGCGCTCACTTCTGGGAGGACTTTCTCAAGTTCTCACCGATTGTGGGTATTGAATGCTTGAAAATGCTCCGTAGGGGCGATCGCCATTCTATCTGA
- the cheB gene encoding chemotaxis-specific protein-glutamate methyltransferase CheB, whose protein sequence is MNKKPIRVLLVEDSPVATLILKRLLDAAPEIEIVGTARTGVEGLELIPKLRPDVICTDLHMPKMDGLEFTREVMANFPRPILVISSSVQAEDTHNVFKLLKAGAVDVFPKPRDRMLCQGDPLAQELITKIKVLSGVAVFTLRRRHETNSEPPRSKLTSPKSSPGLNPVKPRTPVSSPLRKTPPAPSPHLGTPPPRPRPSLEPKPEVVESQRATPYIRMVAIGASTGGPQALHAILTQLPANFPVPVVCVQHISHGFLQGLVDWLNSECALTVTIAQMGQRPQAGQVYFPPEGKHLELDRSGQFWYSSAPPLSGHRPSVTVTFEAVAKFYGRSALGILLTGMGRDGADGMDAIARNGGITIAQNEATCVVFGMPKEAIALGAARYVLPINDIAPILLDKIVFHRL, encoded by the coding sequence ATGAACAAAAAACCGATTCGCGTATTGTTAGTGGAGGACTCGCCCGTTGCGACTTTGATCCTCAAAAGATTACTCGATGCTGCCCCAGAAATCGAGATCGTGGGAACGGCGCGCACCGGGGTCGAAGGGTTGGAATTGATTCCGAAACTTCGACCGGACGTGATCTGTACGGACCTGCACATGCCCAAAATGGACGGGCTGGAGTTTACCCGGGAAGTGATGGCCAATTTTCCCCGCCCGATTTTGGTGATTAGTTCTTCGGTTCAGGCGGAAGATACCCACAATGTGTTTAAGTTACTCAAAGCGGGGGCCGTCGATGTCTTTCCCAAACCCCGCGATCGAATGCTCTGCCAAGGGGATCCTCTCGCCCAAGAGTTGATTACTAAAATTAAGGTTTTGTCCGGGGTGGCGGTGTTTACTCTCCGACGGCGCCACGAAACTAATAGCGAACCGCCGCGATCGAAACTGACCTCACCGAAATCTAGTCCGGGTTTAAATCCAGTCAAACCGAGAACCCCAGTCTCTTCGCCGTTGAGGAAAACACCACCCGCCCCCTCGCCTCATTTGGGAACGCCGCCCCCTCGACCCCGCCCGTCCCTCGAACCGAAACCCGAGGTCGTCGAGAGTCAGCGCGCGACCCCCTACATCCGCATGGTGGCGATCGGGGCCTCGACGGGAGGACCGCAAGCCCTCCACGCCATCCTGACTCAACTCCCCGCGAATTTTCCGGTTCCGGTGGTCTGCGTGCAACATATCAGTCACGGCTTTTTGCAAGGCTTGGTGGATTGGCTCAATTCCGAATGCGCCCTCACGGTGACGATCGCCCAAATGGGTCAACGACCTCAAGCGGGACAGGTTTATTTTCCCCCGGAAGGCAAGCATTTGGAATTAGACCGATCCGGGCAGTTTTGGTATTCGAGTGCGCCGCCTCTCTCCGGTCATCGTCCCTCGGTCACGGTGACTTTTGAAGCGGTCGCCAAGTTTTACGGGCGATCGGCCCTCGGGATTTTACTGACGGGAATGGGTCGCGACGGCGCCGACGGAATGGACGCGATCGCCCGCAATGGCGGCATCACGATCGCCCAAAATGAAGCCACTTGCGTCGTTTTCGGAATGCCGAAGGAGGCGATCGCCCTCGGCGCCGCTCGCTACGTTCTCCCGATTAACGATATCGCCCCGATACTGCTCGATAAGATTGTGTTCCATCGGTTGTAA
- a CDS encoding hybrid sensor histidine kinase/response regulator: MIIEDEELRLTFKVASEEHLQKLDEGLLYLEKHPEDRGKLEELMREAHSLKGDAGMLGVKDIATLAHQWEHLLGSVKRDETTLTPEICDRLYHGLDAIRKLVNEAVTGENAQVNTFYVLAELMGAKDHPAEESSAATQAPAKKTPARPQDETSPEATPAIAETEETPEDAADRGDREATANEDRPEARDQGRPTPAPVAAERDGAERPQNDAQAPPNEPEEIAAQGEPAQTPTPKHTGGHLTRASEKHPAKTETATSEYRIDTIRVETRHLDALMTQAGELTVTKIRIAHRLAEVEDIVSLWEEWSRDAFLNRFALEEVGRGNHNGAFDRLNGFFHRVEERLERLGDLVTGVRNAVYEDNTRLDLIADELEEGIRTLRLLPLSNIFNLFGRMVRDLAKQQGKRVELVVEGGETRADKRILEEMKDPLMHMIRNAIDHGIETPREREAQGKPAVATIHLKGYQNATNILIEVSDDGRGLDVDKIKQTALQRGIVREEELATMNVQQVQNLIFAPGFSTRTFVTEVSGRGVGLDVVRANVERLKGTIQVESTPGAGCSVRIQLGTTLATAHVLLVSVEGIAYALPVEFIYMARLVPQREIFAIEGRDTILLDDRPISVVPLVELLELPARANAERSRPQEETLPCIVLQVGSERLGVLVDALVDEQDVVLKAQSKLLKRVRNVSGATILGTGEVCMVLNPQDLIESVRQKYPAIADPTPVAETTNQRSSILLVEDSIATRTQEKRILEAAGYEVVAAVDGMDALNKLDSRRFDAIVSDIQMPNLDGLGMTAKIRENQKYSEVPIILVTSLASDDDKRRGLQAGANAYITKTSFNQEVLLETLQRLI; this comes from the coding sequence ATGATCATCGAAGACGAAGAACTGAGACTGACCTTTAAAGTCGCAAGTGAAGAACACTTGCAGAAACTCGATGAAGGCTTGTTGTATTTGGAAAAACATCCCGAAGATCGAGGCAAACTCGAAGAATTGATGCGGGAAGCCCACAGCCTCAAAGGAGATGCGGGGATGTTGGGCGTCAAAGATATTGCCACCTTAGCCCACCAGTGGGAACATCTGCTCGGGAGTGTCAAGCGCGACGAAACGACCCTGACCCCAGAGATTTGCGATCGCCTCTACCACGGCTTAGACGCCATTCGCAAGCTCGTCAACGAAGCCGTCACCGGAGAAAATGCCCAGGTCAATACCTTCTACGTCCTGGCGGAGTTGATGGGGGCCAAAGACCATCCCGCCGAGGAATCCAGCGCCGCAACCCAGGCGCCTGCGAAGAAAACACCCGCCCGACCCCAAGACGAGACCTCCCCAGAAGCGACCCCCGCGATCGCCGAAACCGAGGAAACCCCCGAGGATGCCGCAGATCGGGGCGATCGCGAAGCGACTGCGAACGAGGATCGCCCCGAAGCAAGGGACCAAGGGCGCCCCACTCCGGCCCCGGTCGCCGCCGAACGCGACGGCGCCGAACGCCCCCAAAACGACGCGCAAGCCCCGCCCAACGAACCGGAGGAGATCGCCGCACAAGGCGAACCCGCCCAAACCCCCACCCCAAAACATACCGGGGGTCACCTGACCCGCGCCAGCGAAAAACACCCCGCCAAAACCGAAACCGCCACCAGCGAATATCGAATCGACACCATTCGCGTCGAAACCCGCCACCTCGATGCGTTGATGACCCAAGCGGGAGAACTCACCGTGACCAAAATTCGGATCGCCCACCGCTTGGCGGAAGTCGAAGACATCGTTTCCTTGTGGGAGGAATGGTCCCGAGATGCCTTTCTCAACCGCTTTGCTCTCGAAGAAGTCGGACGGGGCAATCATAACGGCGCCTTCGATCGCCTCAACGGCTTTTTCCATCGCGTCGAAGAACGCCTCGAACGCCTGGGGGATCTCGTCACCGGAGTGCGAAATGCAGTCTACGAAGACAATACCCGACTCGATTTAATCGCCGACGAACTCGAAGAAGGCATTCGCACCTTGCGCTTGCTGCCCCTGTCGAATATTTTTAACTTGTTCGGACGCATGGTCAGGGATTTAGCCAAACAGCAGGGCAAGCGGGTCGAACTGGTGGTCGAAGGGGGAGAAACCCGGGCGGACAAGCGCATTCTCGAAGAAATGAAAGATCCCCTGATGCACATGATTCGCAACGCGATCGATCACGGGATCGAAACCCCCCGCGAACGAGAAGCCCAGGGCAAACCCGCCGTCGCCACCATTCACCTCAAGGGATATCAAAACGCGACCAACATCCTGATCGAAGTCAGCGACGACGGTCGGGGCTTGGATGTGGACAAAATCAAGCAAACTGCCCTCCAGCGCGGGATCGTCCGGGAAGAAGAACTCGCCACCATGAACGTGCAGCAAGTGCAGAATTTGATTTTTGCCCCCGGATTCTCGACGCGCACGTTCGTGACCGAAGTCTCCGGACGCGGGGTCGGGCTCGACGTGGTGCGGGCGAATGTGGAGCGCCTCAAAGGGACGATTCAGGTCGAATCGACTCCCGGCGCGGGCTGTAGCGTCCGGATTCAGTTGGGAACCACCCTCGCCACCGCTCACGTGTTGTTGGTGTCGGTGGAGGGGATTGCTTATGCGTTACCCGTGGAGTTTATTTATATGGCTCGCCTGGTTCCCCAGCGCGAGATTTTCGCGATCGAAGGTCGTGACACGATTTTACTCGACGATCGCCCCATTTCCGTGGTGCCGTTGGTGGAGTTGTTAGAATTGCCCGCACGGGCCAATGCCGAGCGATCGCGTCCCCAAGAAGAAACCTTGCCCTGTATTGTTTTGCAAGTCGGTTCCGAACGTCTCGGGGTCTTGGTCGATGCTCTCGTGGACGAACAGGATGTGGTTCTCAAAGCCCAGAGTAAATTACTCAAACGGGTGCGCAATGTTTCCGGGGCGACCATTTTAGGGACCGGGGAAGTCTGCATGGTGTTGAATCCCCAAGATTTGATCGAGTCCGTGCGCCAAAAGTATCCCGCGATCGCCGATCCGACCCCCGTCGCGGAAACGACCAACCAGCGATCTTCGATTCTACTCGTGGAAGATTCGATCGCCACGCGCACCCAAGAAAAGCGGATTCTCGAAGCCGCAGGTTACGAGGTCGTCGCCGCCGTCGATGGAATGGATGCATTGAACAAGCTCGATAGCCGCCGTTTTGACGCGATCGTTTCCGACATTCAAATGCCCAATCTCGACGGTTTGGGGATGACGGCCAAAATCCGAGAAAATCAAAAATACAGCGAAGTGCCGATTATTTTAGTCACCTCTTTAGCTTCGGATGACGACAAACGTCGCGGTTTGCAAGCGGGCGCCAACGCTTATATTACAAAAACGAGTTTCAATCAAGAAGTGTTGCTCGAAACCTTGCAACGACTGATTTAA
- a CDS encoding GGDEF domain-containing response regulator: protein MRSLADCHTNSKDTGELEPLNRRGVEIVENGLTLQSEDEERPLILIVDDDRAIRNMLVTVMHNQGYRVVTAVNGLEALQVYKERKPDMVLLDAIMPMMDGFDCCLELQRLQGSDRTPVLMITGLEDNDSVDRAFEVGAVDYVTKPIHWAVLRQRVRRLLEQARLYRELEAANQELRRLAFLDGLTRVANRRGFDQTLARHWHELAQSGAYLSLILCDVDCFKRYNDTYGHQAGDRCLQEIARTLRQAASYPTDFVARYGGEEFAVILPRTEAAAALYVAQKIRMGVRHLAIAHESSTVSPFVTLSLGVATMVPYPGTSETEAIAAADKALYQAKQAGRDRAILKILN from the coding sequence ATGCGCTCCTTAGCAGATTGCCATACCAACTCGAAAGATACGGGGGAACTCGAACCCCTCAATCGCCGTGGTGTGGAAATTGTCGAGAACGGGTTAACCCTCCAATCGGAAGACGAAGAGCGTCCGTTAATCTTGATCGTCGATGACGACCGAGCGATTCGCAATATGCTGGTCACGGTCATGCACAATCAGGGCTATCGCGTCGTGACCGCCGTTAACGGTTTGGAAGCGCTACAAGTTTACAAAGAACGCAAACCGGACATGGTGTTACTCGATGCGATCATGCCGATGATGGACGGTTTTGATTGTTGTTTGGAATTGCAGCGCCTGCAAGGGAGCGATCGCACCCCGGTCTTGATGATTACCGGATTAGAAGATAACGATTCCGTGGATCGCGCCTTTGAAGTCGGCGCGGTCGATTACGTCACCAAACCGATTCACTGGGCCGTATTGCGCCAGCGCGTGCGGCGGTTGCTCGAACAAGCGCGACTGTATCGCGAACTGGAAGCCGCCAACCAGGAACTGCGGCGTCTGGCGTTTCTCGACGGTCTGACCCGAGTGGCGAATCGGCGCGGTTTCGACCAGACTTTAGCACGTCACTGGCACGAACTCGCTCAAAGCGGCGCTTATTTGTCGCTGATTTTATGTGACGTGGATTGTTTTAAGCGCTACAACGATACTTACGGCCATCAGGCGGGCGATCGCTGCTTGCAGGAGATTGCCCGTACCTTGCGTCAGGCGGCGAGTTATCCGACGGATTTCGTGGCGCGTTACGGCGGGGAAGAATTTGCGGTGATTTTACCTCGGACGGAAGCGGCGGCGGCGCTGTACGTGGCGCAAAAAATTCGTATGGGGGTGCGCCACCTGGCGATCGCCCACGAAAGTTCGACGGTCAGCCCCTTCGTCACCTTGAGTTTGGGGGTGGCGACGATGGTTCCTTATCCGGGAACGAGCGAAACGGAGGCGATCGCGGCGGCGGATAAGGCCCTGTATCAGGCGAAACAGGCGGGGCGCGATCGGGCCATTCTCAAAATTCTCAATTAA